The following are from one region of the Prevotella sp. HUN102 genome:
- the traM gene encoding conjugative transposon protein TraM, with amino-acid sequence MDNKQKEQMKKGLVFGGLGLLFALSMWFIFAPSGKDKTAAEQGLNDSIPQATTEKLTENKLKAYELGNKAEQEEQTREEMGRLSDYFTENTTPTETERAETAASTAKIESSMRRYEENNRLLNSFYAPDPHEEEREAMRQEIDNLKKELSQQSYKEEDEEKRQLALMEKSYQMAAKYLPGTSAKLPSLGNAFSDGKDNEIPSNDAERNQTASTGTPAMEVLAERRQVVSSLSQPMSDADFIAEYGTKARNMGFHSLTSTAAPTIRNTLKVVVDRTTTLKEGDNVVLRLLETAKVQGLHIPRQSRLIASAKIEGNRMRLLIKSIEVDGHIIAVKLSAYDTDGQEGVYIPGSEDLGALKEVGANIGGSMGTSFTFASSAKDQIISEAARGVMQGASQLLQKKLRTVKVTLKGGYRLFLVQTK; translated from the coding sequence ATGGATAATAAACAGAAAGAACAAATGAAGAAAGGCTTGGTCTTCGGAGGACTGGGACTGCTCTTCGCCCTCTCGATGTGGTTCATCTTCGCCCCGTCGGGCAAGGACAAGACCGCTGCCGAGCAAGGCTTGAACGACAGCATCCCGCAGGCTACGACCGAAAAACTCACGGAGAACAAGCTCAAAGCCTATGAACTGGGCAACAAAGCTGAACAGGAGGAGCAGACCCGCGAGGAGATGGGGAGACTGTCCGACTACTTCACCGAAAATACGACTCCAACGGAAACGGAACGTGCCGAAACAGCCGCTTCCACGGCAAAGATAGAAAGCTCCATGCGACGCTATGAGGAGAACAACCGTCTGCTTAATTCCTTTTACGCTCCCGATCCACACGAGGAGGAACGTGAGGCAATGAGACAGGAGATTGACAACCTCAAAAAGGAATTGTCCCAACAGAGCTACAAGGAAGAGGATGAGGAGAAACGACAGCTTGCCCTGATGGAAAAGAGTTATCAGATGGCAGCGAAGTATCTGCCGGGTACATCTGCCAAACTACCGTCCTTGGGCAATGCCTTTTCGGACGGGAAGGACAATGAAATACCATCCAATGATGCCGAGAGAAATCAGACCGCATCAACCGGTACGCCCGCAATGGAGGTCCTGGCAGAACGAAGGCAGGTGGTGTCCTCACTCAGTCAGCCGATGAGCGATGCGGACTTTATTGCAGAGTATGGCACGAAGGCACGCAACATGGGCTTCCATTCGCTCACGAGTACGGCTGCTCCCACGATACGCAACACGCTCAAAGTGGTGGTAGACAGGACAACCACGCTCAAGGAGGGCGACAATGTGGTACTCCGCCTGCTGGAGACTGCCAAGGTGCAGGGACTGCATATTCCACGGCAGAGCCGACTGATTGCATCTGCCAAGATTGAGGGCAACCGTATGCGACTGCTTATCAAAAGTATTGAGGTGGACGGTCATATCATAGCCGTCAAACTCTCGGCTTACGACACGGACGGACAGGAGGGTGTGTATATCCCCGGTTCGGAGGACTTGGGCGCGCTCAAAGAGGTCGGGGCGAACATTGGTGGCTCGATGGGGACATCATTCACCTTCGCTTCCTCCGCCAAGGACCAGATTATCTCCGAGGCGGCTCGTGGTGTGATGCAGGGAGCGAGCCAACTTCTTCAGAAGAAACTGCGTACCGTCAAGGTAACGCTCAAAGGAGGCTACCGCCTTTTCTTGGTGCAGACCAAATAA
- the traK gene encoding conjugative transposon protein TraK: MEFKSLTNIETSFRQIRLYAFVFAIVCVAVSGYAVYASYSFAKEQREKIYVLDQGKSLMLALSQDASRNRPVEAREHVRRFHELFFTIAPDKDAIEKNMERAFLLCDKSAFNYYKDLAEKGYYNRAISGNVNQRIEVDSIRCNFNAYPYEVTTYARMFIVRQSNVTERSLVTTCTLQNSVRSDNNPQGFLMEQFLVRQNQDIQTYKR; the protein is encoded by the coding sequence ATGGAATTCAAATCACTCACCAATATCGAAACCTCATTCAGGCAGATACGGCTCTACGCCTTTGTCTTCGCCATCGTGTGCGTGGCAGTGAGCGGTTATGCCGTCTATGCCTCATACAGCTTCGCCAAGGAGCAACGGGAGAAAATCTATGTGCTCGACCAAGGCAAGTCGCTCATGCTTGCCCTCAGTCAGGATGCAAGCAGGAACCGCCCCGTGGAGGCCCGTGAGCATGTGCGTCGCTTTCACGAACTGTTCTTCACCATTGCGCCCGACAAGGATGCCATAGAGAAGAACATGGAGCGTGCCTTCCTGCTGTGCGACAAGTCGGCTTTCAACTACTACAAGGACTTGGCGGAGAAAGGGTACTACAACCGTGCCATATCGGGCAATGTCAATCAGCGCATAGAGGTGGACTCCATCCGTTGCAACTTCAACGCTTATCCTTACGAGGTAACGACCTATGCCCGGATGTTCATCGTCCGTCAGAGCAACGTCACGGAGCGAAGTCTTGTCACGACCTGCACACTGCAGAACTCTGTCCGCTCGGACAACAATCCGCAAGGTTTTCTTATGGAGCAGTTCCTTGTAAGACAGAACCAGGACATTCAAACCTATAAACGATAA